The region GCGTTCCTATCGCTAATCGCAATTACAGCGATATCGAACGAGTCATCGGATTTTTTGCAAACACGCTAGCGCTACGTGCTGATCTTTCCGGCGCGCCTACGTTTCGAACTTTTCTCGCTCAGGTTAAAGGCCTAGCACTCGAGTCATACGACAATCAGGATGTTCCATTTGAAAAACTTGTCGAATATCTAAATCCAAAACGCAGCCTTAGTCACAATCCGATCTTTCAGGTGATGTTTGGATTGCATAACACGCCACCGTTAAAGCCGGAACTTTCTGGATTGAATCTGACTCCAATCGAAATGAATACCGGAACGTCGAGATTCGATCTTGAGGTTCTTGTTCGAGAAAATCCGGACGGCCTTGGGGTGTTAGCCGAATATTCGACCGATCTTTTTGACGAATCGACCATTGAGAGATTCATAGAGAGATTTGAAGTTCTTTTGCGGGGAATACTCAGAAATCCTGAAGAAGTCATATCTATTTTGCCAATTTTGACTGAGACGGAACAGAAGCTAATAGTCGACGAATTTAACGACACAGCAAAAGATTACCCAACCGATAAATGCGTTCATCAGCTTTTCGAAGAACAGGTAAAAAGCTCACCGGACGCAATCGCGGTCGTTTATCAGGATCAGCAATTAACCTATCGGGAACTGAATCAGAAAGCTAATGCGATAGCTCATCGATTGCGGAGATTTAATATTGGCCCCGACAGTCTTGTCGGGCTATGTGTAGAGCGTTCGGTCGAAATGGTCGCCGGTGTTTACGGTATTCTCAAAACGGGCGCGGCTTACGTGCCGCTTGATCCTTCGTATCCGATTGATCGCTTGAATTTGATGCTTGGGGATTCTGGAGCGTCGATCATCGTCAGCCATCAAAACTTAGCCAAAGACCTTGATTCTAAGAGATTCGAGATCATCTATATGGATGATCCGTCAATTGTGTCGGACGGTGACGCATTCGAGAACCCGCAGAGTGGCGTGGGCATGGGAAACCTTGCTTATATTAATTACACGTCGGGTTCGACGGGCGTTCCGAAAGGAGTTGCGATCCAGCATAGTTCGCTTAACAACTACACTCAACATCTTCTCGAAGTTTTGGGAACTGATCGCCCGCTCCAATTCGCGAATGTTTCGACCATAGCGGCGGACCTAGGCAACTCATGTATCTATCCGGCACTCGCGTCGGGCGGAACTGTTCACGTTATCAGCTATGATGTCTTAACCAATCCCGATCTATTTCGTGAATACGCGATCAAAAACTCAATAGATGTTTTGAAGATCGTTCCTTCTCACCTGAGCGCATTGTTGGGTGAGACCAACGACGGATTAGAACTTCCTAAAAGATGTCTGATCGTTGGCGGCGAAGCTCTCTCGTGGGATCTAGTCAAGCGAATTCTCGATAATGAACGTAAATGTGTGGTCATCAATGAATACGGCCCGACCGAATCGACTGTCGGTTCTGCAGTGGCGTATATTGACAAGATCGAGAGTGAATACCTTGCCTCGGCGTCGATCGGGAAACCGGCGGCCAATACGACTACGTACATCCTGAACGAAAGTCTTCAGGTCGTTCCGATCGGCGTGCATGGAGAAATATACATCGGCGGAAGCGGCCTGGCACGAGGCTATTTAAATCGCCCTGATCTAACAGAGGAACGGTTTATTAGCGATCCTTTTAGCAAAGGAAAAGGTGCACGTTTATATCGAACAGGCGATCTTGCGCGTTATCTTCCCAATGGCGAGATGGAGTATCTCGGCCGGATCGACGATCAGGTTAAGATCCGCGGTTTCCGCATCGAGCTTGGCGAGATCGAATCTGTGATCAGCCATTTTACAGACGTGCGCGAAGCGGTAGTCACAACGCGCGAAGAACAGAAAGGCGACAAGCGGCTGATAGCGTATGTGGTTAGCCGTACAAACTCAAAGATCGAACCTGCCGAGTTGCGCAATTTTTTGAGAGAAAAGCTGCCGGACTATATGGTGCCGTCCGCGTTTATACAGCTTGAGAAGCTTCCGCTGACACCGAACGGCAAGGTCGATAGAAAAAAACTTCCGGCACCTGAGAAAGAAACCTCGTCCGGCAGAGATGGCTACGTAGAGGCGAGGACGGAAACAGAAACAAAACTTGCTAAGATCTGGGGTGAACTGCTCGGTGTTGACAAAATAGGCGTTCAGGACAATTTCTTTGATCTCGGCGGCCACTCACTGCTCGCGATAAGGATGTTCTCCGCCGTTGAAGAGACGTTTCAAAAAAGTGTTCCGCTTGCGACATTGTTTGAAGCCGGAACAATTGAAAAATTGGCCGAGATTCTCAGTAAGGAAGATTGGGAAGAACCTGAAGCATCGCTCGTACCGATTCAACCCGGTGGAAATAAAATTCCTTTCTATTGTATTCACGCGATAGGCGGCAACGTGATGTTCTATAGCGACCTGGCAAAATATCTGGATAAAGATCAGCCGCTTTATGGATTGCAAGCACGGCGTTTAGCCGGAAGACAAGTGGGACACGGAACGATCGAGGAAATGGCCGCATTCTATATCAAAGAGATCCTCGAACATCAGCCCGACGGGCCATATTGTTTAGGCGGCTCATCATTTGGCGGCCTCGTTGCTTACGAGATGGCGCGGCAACTTTCGCGGCAAGGTAAGGATGTTGGGCTTCTTGCATTATTTGATACAGGTACGCCGGAATATAAGAAAGCGCGTATTCAGGACAACTCAAAGATCAATATCAAGGTGCATGAGTTCATAGAACGCATCCATCTGCATAAAGCAAATATTGGCGCCTTGAGTGGAACTGAAAAAATAGGTTATGTTGTCAAAAAAGCAAGACAAAGGTTTTTCCAGATACAAACGGAGCTTTCAAAACACACGAAAGAAGATCGTTCGCGATCTGATCACAAAATTCAAAGGCAAAGGCGCCATCCCGAAAAGCTATATTCAGTTAGAGGACCAATTGATGCGCGCACAGCGGAAATTTACGCCGCAGCCATACTCCGGAAAAATAACCTTGTTCAGAGCAAGCATTCAACCATACGGTTTGGCTCCCGATCCTCATTTAGGGTGGGATGCATACGTTTCGTCAGTCGAGGCGTGCGAAGTCATCGGCCATCATACATCGATAGTTGCCGAGCCTTATGTTCGCGGACTTGTCGAGAAGCTAAATATTTATTTAGAACATGTGAACCGACGGAACGAAGAGTAATGTGTTTCTAAAGGTTGGGACTATTTCTTTCAGATAATATCAAGACATCTGCCAACTAAAATAACTCTCCGCTCTCCGCTCGCCCTCATAAGCAAGTGACGCTATATAATTTTGCTGCGGTATAAAGCTGGTAAAACACCAGTCCGCTGCCTTACCAGAGATCGCGTCTACCGAAAATTGACCTTGTTCGTCTGACGAGATTACAAGCTCAGGAAGCGGATGCGACATACCATCACCAACGGCCTTTACATAAGCTTCCTTCTTTGTCCAGCAATCAAAAAATGCAGCAGTTTGCAGCTCGGGCTGTAGATTGCCGAGCGCTCGAACCTCATCTGCAGAGAAATATTTTTCAGCAAGTTCTAGTGTAGGAAATGTGTCATCGACAAATTCAATATCGATCCCAATTCTTGTGTCGAGCGCAATAGCGATGATGCCGACACAGTTCGACGATGATGCGTTGAACCTTATCGGCAGTTTTGCTTTCAGCTTAGGCTTGTCAAAATTGTTGTAGGTAAATTGCAGATCTTCCGCTTTTTCTCTTACATACGATCCAAGAATCATTTTCAACACTGCTCGGCGGATCTTGTAGCTGCTGCGATCCTTGTCGAAGTGATATCGAGACGCCCTTTTCAGTTCATCCGGTGAAAGGAGTTCGTTTAAGCGTGGCTGTACATCGGCGGGATCGCATAGATCGACACGCCAAACATGAACATCCTTGCCACTCATATCGGGCGGTTGAGATGCCATGGCCCACTCGATTTTCGGAATGTTCATTTAAAACGATCAGTCGTCTAAAACTCAATAGTGAATTTTACCCCGAACGGATCGCAGATGAGAAACCTGGGCCGTTGTTCAACGATCCCAGGTTTTCATCCGCTATCTCATTACGAAGTCGGCACGACGACAAAAACAGCGAACTGAGGGGAAGTGGTAGCTGGCGTGAACGAGGAGCCTACTGGGGGAACAACAACAGCGGCAGTACCGTTGAGAGGAAGTGAGATGGTAGGGGAGGCAGAGTTGTAGACACCGGAGAAGACCGCTGAGCCGTTGAAGTTGAATGCGTTCTTGATAGAGAAGGACTGCCCGTTTGCGAGTCCGGCCTGAGTAAGGTTTAGACTGATCGAAGCAGCCCCGGAAGGAACAAAGACGACAACATTGGCGCGTCCGGACAGATAAGAGTTTGCTCTAACGATAGCGTTATCCGGCATGGTACCCGCATTGATAGTACTCGCGGCATCAAACCCCGTGGACGATCTCCACTGAGAGAATGTCTGGTTCTCATGTGCACTTGTATTGCCAAATTTATCCGAAGATGTGGCGGTCGAGTAGTAGGTGTTGTTATTGACCGTGTATGGAAGTGATTCGGACTGAATATTGACTGCCGATGAATTGTTGGAAAAGAATTTGTTTCCCGTTGCAGTGACGTTCGTGACATCAGTTAGTTCAAGCCCGATGCCTCCTCCGCCGACAAGGTAGTTGTTCAGAACATGGCCGTTATCGACGCCTGCGCCGTAACCAAAGGTCATGTTGTAACCGTTGATATTATGAGGATGGAATAGGAAGTTGTTCTGGATGAGAATATCGGATATTCTCTGGGTCTCTGTGCCGACAAGGAGATTGTAATGACGCAGATCGTAGCCCAAAGGCGATCCTGAATTGGAGAACACATTGCCCTGAATATCGCCGCCCGGATAGGCTGCCGTTCGCCCGTACAGCTGTGCTCCGAGGCCAAAGTTATTGAGGACGATATTGTCGTAAACACGCGAGTAGCCCGAAGCGTTCTCAAGATACAGCCCGTGTCCCTTACCCTGATCCGTGTCGTCAAACACACCGTTGTTGTAGATCAGGCATCCGTAAATTTCAGTGTTCGAGCTTGAGCTTCCCGAGAAAATACCGTTGAGATTGTCATGAACGCTGAGATTTACAAACTTGTTGCCGTTTCCGGTGTTGAATACGCCAGCACCACGCAGGCCCTCTGCCCCATCGGTGTTCCAGTTTCGCAACGGGTCGCTGTTCGTTATCTCGATGTCCCGGTAAGTAGTATTGCTACCAGTGACGGTAAGCTGACTTCCCGCAAGCCTTACAACCGTTCCCGCACTATGCGAGACCGCTCCCGTACTGCTTCCCGCCGCCGCACGATTGACCGTTATCGTATTCCCGCTGATCCCGTTGATATACAATGCCTCTCCGTCTACTATCAGTGTATTGACAGCTGCTGCCTGAAATGCCGCAGCAAAAGCAGATGCGTCTGCTACCGGTATCGAGGTCTGTGACGAGTTGATCGCACTCGACAAAGCTGTAAATGCATACCCGTCAATCACAACCGAGCCAAGCCCGCGGACCGTTCCGCCGTTGAGTGTCGATTTGAATTTGCCTCTGTAGGTGCCTGTTTGTAGGCAAAGCGTCTTCCCGGCAACGACGAGGGATGTCTTGTAAAGAGCTGTCTGCAGATTCCACGGACTTGATATCGCTCCGGTTCCGCTGGGCGAACCCGTCGTCGCTGCATAATAATCACAAGTAAACGATGTCGGCGGAGTCGGCACTGCCGTCGGCGTCGATGTTGGAGTGCTGCTCACCATGACCGTCGGCGTGTTTGTCGGCGTACTCGTCGCCGTTCTGGTCGGTGTGCTGGTGGCTGTCATTGTCGCCGTCGGTGTATTAGACGGCGTAAATGTAGGTGTAAACGTTGCCGTTGCGGTCGGTGTGTTTGTGGCAGTTCGTGTCGGTGTACTCGTTGCAGTAATTGTTGCCGTCGGTGTGAACGTTGGAGTACTGGTCATTGTCGCCGTTGGCGTATTAGTCGGCGTGAATGTCGGTGTAAACGTTGCTGTTGCCGTAGGCGTGTTTGTTGGTGTTCGAGTTGGTGTGCTCGTTGCAGTAATTGTTGCGGTCGGTGTGAACGTTGGAGTAAAGGTTGCGGTTGTCGTCGCCGTGGGCATAACTGTCGGTGTAAAGGTCGGAGTTGCAGTATTAGTTGGTGTCCAGGTCGGAGTGTTCGTTGCTGACATTGTTGCCGTCGGCGTAAATGTCGGGGTTGCCGAATTGGTCGGTGTTGACGTTGCTGTTGGGGTAGTTGTTGGCGAAAACATCGGCGTACTTGTCGCCGTCATTGTCGCCGTGGGTGTAATAGTTGGCGTAGATGTTGGAGTAAACGTCTGCGTTGCCGTTGCGGAAGGTGTACTTGTCGCCGTTGGTGTGTTGGTCGGTGTAATAGTTGGAGTTGCCGAGTTTGTAGGTGTTGAAGTTGCTGTTCGCGTCGGTGTTACTGTCGCTGTTGCGGTGGCTGTATTTGTCGGTGTTGGTGTAAATGTCGCTGTGGCCGTTGGAGCACTGGTTGGTGTATTGCTCGGGGTTGAAGTAGGTGCGACACATACATTCGGCACATTGGCTGTTGGGGCGAATGATCCGTAAGTAGCAGTGTTCCTCAAACCTCCCGAACCATCAGGGCATCGCTGCATTGAAACTGCTGCTCCGATTCCACCGGCATCTTCATTTATTTGCGGTTCTCCCGGATTTAGCAAGACTAACAATCCAGTATCGTCTGCATCGCTTGTGTCATAGACCAAAGCATCTCTAAGATCAGTTAAAGTTACAGCACTGTTCGTTGGAAAGTCGATTCCATCGGCTGCGTAGAGAGCAACCGCATCCGGTCCGTTTTGCAAAGCGCCGTTTGCAAAGTTCAAACCGACGCCCGAAACGGATGAATTGCCCAACGTAAAGTAACCGTTTGAATTTGTGCTGAACCCATCCAGATCAAATGCAGCGTACGAGCGATCGTTACCACCGTTGTACAAAACAACAACAAGGCCGTCGAGCGATGTGTTGCCTGCTCCGCCATCGTAAAGTTCGATAAATTCTGCCGTATCGGTATTACCGTTCGTATCCGAATCTACTTCGTTGATCAGTACGCCAAGTGACGGTGTCGGAACTTCTGTCGGTGTATTGGTTGGCGTAAACGTGGCTGCCGCTGTCGCAGTTGCTGTCGCAGTAGATGTTGTGGTTGCCGTGCTGGTCGACGTAGAAGTAGGTGTATTTGTAGCCGTTCGCGTCGGTGTATTTGTCGATGTAGCTGTTGGCGTAAATGTCGGCGTTACCGTAGGTGTGTTTGTCGCGGTCCGGGTTGCTGTGCCAGTCGCGGTCATTGTCGCTGTGGCTGTATTTGTCGGTGTTGGCGTAAAAGTTACAGTTGCTGTCGCAGTCGGCGAATTCGTCGCGGTGTTCGTGGGTGTAGGTATATTGGTTGGCGTAGTCGTCGGTGTGTTTGTCGGAGTGCTCGTCGCCGTCGCAGTCGGAGAGTCTGTAGGCGTGTTAGCTGGTGTTTCTGTCGCAGTCTCCGTCGGCGTGGTGGTCGGGGTCATATCCGACGTAGAGTAGAACCATGCAGGCAGTGGCATATCGAGGTTCTGGCCGAACTGATATGCAAAAAAGGAACCATCGCTGCTGTTCAAACGATACCAATAGCTATTTGACGGACGAAAAACTGCGATATCCGTTTTTCCATCACCGTCATAGTCAGCCGCAACGGGAATGTCTCCCGTCAAACCGAACGACGTCGCATTAAAACTGGAATTCGAGCTTTTTATCACGTACCAATTTCCTTCTGACGGACGCCAGACACCTATATCGGTTCTACCATCACCGTCAAAATCGCCCTGAACCGGTATGTCGCCGGC is a window of Chloracidobacterium sp. DNA encoding:
- a CDS encoding 4'-phosphopantetheinyl transferase superfamily protein, translated to MNIPKIEWAMASQPPDMSGKDVHVWRVDLCDPADVQPRLNELLSPDELKRASRYHFDKDRSSYKIRRAVLKMILGSYVREKAEDLQFTYNNFDKPKLKAKLPIRFNASSSNCVGIIAIALDTRIGIDIEFVDDTFPTLELAEKYFSADEVRALGNLQPELQTAAFFDCWTKKEAYVKAVGDGMSHPLPELVISSDEQGQFSVDAISGKAADWCFTSFIPQQNYIASLAYEGERRAESYFSWQMS
- a CDS encoding amino acid adenylation domain-containing protein yields the protein MQAETYPEIADLRTKKNVSNGNKINPLTDNYCIHQLIKEIADRNPNAIAVVDDNANRLSYVELNGQADRVARSLQTSGVKSGDLVSICVDRSVNMAVGILGILKTGAAYVPLDPNYPQDRLEYMDEDAGASVLLTEGNYAQRFEHSIDNIVRLDSVANIDKLESPSVVSIDSANAAYVIYTSGTTGNPKGVVVTHRNLTSYVNSLPEALGLRPTDKYLHSASISFSSSVRQLMVPLSLGASVVIASTEHLRDPHSLFEFIAQEGVTVLDFVPSFWRSCVHALSEKMSDNNVQLLLSASEPFPTSVCKELKTIFNDDVRIINMYGQTETTGIISFFPINSAMINDSGIMPIGSPISHATMHILDENLSPMSDDAAGELYIGGAGVALGYLNRPELTEERFIKDPFSEADDARLYRTGDLAHYLPSGAIEYLGRIDDQVKLRGFRIELGEIESVINKFTDVREAVVTAYEQEGDKRLAAYIVSASGSKFGADEVRRFLKQKLPEYMIPSAFIQLEKIPLTPNGKLDRKSLPAPQQNVSTQREGYVAPTTETEKTVARIWSEMLGVNDIGINDNFFDLGGHSLLATQALVKVANETGVLLRVADLFNTPTISDIARKLGGANQTAKTSTIPLVLRAGKMPLSFAQQRLWFLDKLEPNSAAYNIPFGMRIDGEVNIEALRRALDKLIVRHESLRTTVKTINGEASLEIIDELRCNLSVIDISDLSGAERDAQVRALSAEEASGPFDLAASPLFRTKLLKLKVDEYVMLVTMHHVISDGWSLAVFFEELSEVYGGITQGIDVHLPELKLQYADFASWQRGTLAEAEIAKQLEFWGEKLADAEPLLGFPTDRQRPLVQTYKGANYRRTFSPELLEELRVFSRNEGVSLFMTLLAAFYTLIYRHANQDDLVLGVPIANRNYSDIERVIGFFANTLALRADLSGAPTFRTFLAQVKGLALESYDNQDVPFEKLVEYLNPKRSLSHNPIFQVMFGLHNTPPLKPELSGLNLTPIEMNTGTSRFDLEVLVRENPDGLGVLAEYSTDLFDESTIERFIERFEVLLRGILRNPEEVISILPILTETEQKLIVDEFNDTAKDYPTDKCVHQLFEEQVKSSPDAIAVVYQDQQLTYRELNQKANAIAHRLRRFNIGPDSLVGLCVERSVEMVAGVYGILKTGAAYVPLDPSYPIDRLNLMLGDSGASIIVSHQNLAKDLDSKRFEIIYMDDPSIVSDGDAFENPQSGVGMGNLAYINYTSGSTGVPKGVAIQHSSLNNYTQHLLEVLGTDRPLQFANVSTIAADLGNSCIYPALASGGTVHVISYDVLTNPDLFREYAIKNSIDVLKIVPSHLSALLGETNDGLELPKRCLIVGGEALSWDLVKRILDNERKCVVINEYGPTESTVGSAVAYIDKIESEYLASASIGKPAANTTTYILNESLQVVPIGVHGEIYIGGSGLARGYLNRPDLTEERFISDPFSKGKGARLYRTGDLARYLPNGEMEYLGRIDDQVKIRGFRIELGEIESVISHFTDVREAVVTTREEQKGDKRLIAYVVSRTNSKIEPAELRNFLREKLPDYMVPSAFIQLEKLPLTPNGKVDRKKLPAPEKETSSGRDGYVEARTETETKLAKIWGELLGVDKIGVQDNFFDLGGHSLLAIRMFSAVEETFQKSVPLATLFEAGTIEKLAEILSKEDWEEPEASLVPIQPGGNKIPFYCIHAIGGNVMFYSDLAKYLDKDQPLYGLQARRLAGRQVGHGTIEEMAAFYIKEILEHQPDGPYCLGGSSFGGLVAYEMARQLSRQGKDVGLLALFDTGTPEYKKARIQDNSKINIKVHEFIERIHLHKANIGALSGTEKIGYVVKKARQRFFQIQTELSKHTKEDRSRSDHKIQRQRRHPEKLYSVRGPIDARTAEIYAAAILRKNNLVQSKHSTIRFGSRSSFRVGCIRFVSRGVRSHRPSYIDSCRALCSRTCREAKYLFRTCEPTERRVMCF
- a CDS encoding VCBS repeat-containing protein, producing MQNFPLRNVSPRETFLSNSLFHIFSVVLLSLIATSNGQGQSVQFDFDNDRKADISVFRPESGMWYIVQNNGAVAATNFGLAGDKLVPADYDGDGKSDIAVFRNGVWWILKSTTSTITNIDFGMNGDIPVPEKFDSDARTDLAVFRPSTGQWFWTRSSDGVITSVNFGLAGDVPLPADYDGDGRADISVFRPSTSFWYRTNSSDASLNAVHYGLAGDIPVQGDFDGDGRTDIGVWRPSEGNWYVIKSSNSSFNATSFGLTGDIPVAADYDGDGKTDIAVFRPSNSYWYRLNSSDGSFFAYQFGQNLDMPLPAWFYSTSDMTPTTTPTETATETPANTPTDSPTATATSTPTNTPTTTPTNIPTPTNTATNSPTATATVTFTPTPTNTATATMTATGTATRTATNTPTVTPTFTPTATSTNTPTRTATNTPTSTSTSTATTTSTATATATAAATFTPTNTPTEVPTPSLGVLINEVDSDTNGNTDTAEFIELYDGGAGNTSLDGLVVVLYNGGNDRSYAAFDLDGFSTNSNGYFTLGNSSVSGVGLNFANGALQNGPDAVALYAADGIDFPTNSAVTLTDLRDALVYDTSDADDTGLLVLLNPGEPQINEDAGGIGAAVSMQRCPDGSGGLRNTATYGSFAPTANVPNVCVAPTSTPSNTPTSAPTATATFTPTPTNTATATATVTPTRTATSTPTNSATPTITPTNTPTATSTPSATATQTFTPTSTPTITPTATMTATSTPMFSPTTTPTATSTPTNSATPTFTPTATMSATNTPTWTPTNTATPTFTPTVMPTATTTATFTPTFTPTATITATSTPTRTPTNTPTATATFTPTFTPTNTPTATMTSTPTFTPTATITATSTPTRTATNTPTATATFTPTFTPSNTPTATMTATSTPTRTATSTPTNTPTVMVSSTPTSTPTAVPTPPTSFTCDYYAATTGSPSGTGAISSPWNLQTALYKTSLVVAGKTLCLQTGTYRGKFKSTLNGGTVRGLGSVVIDGYAFTALSSAINSSQTSIPVADASAFAAAFQAAAVNTLIVDGEALYINGISGNTITVNRAAAGSSTGAVSHSAGTVVRLAGSQLTVTGSNTTYRDIEITNSDPLRNWNTDGAEGLRGAGVFNTGNGNKFVNLSVHDNLNGIFSGSSSSNTEIYGCLIYNNGVFDDTDQGKGHGLYLENASGYSRVYDNIVLNNFGLGAQLYGRTAAYPGGDIQGNVFSNSGSPLGYDLRHYNLLVGTETQRISDILIQNNFLFHPHNINGYNMTFGYGAGVDNGHVLNNYLVGGGGIGLELTDVTNVTATGNKFFSNNSSAVNIQSESLPYTVNNNTYYSTATSSDKFGNTSAHENQTFSQWRSSTGFDAASTINAGTMPDNAIVRANSYLSGRANVVVFVPSGAASISLNLTQAGLANGQSFSIKNAFNFNGSAVFSGVYNSASPTISLPLNGTAAVVVPPVGSSFTPATTSPQFAVFVVVPTS